A single region of the Marinobacter nanhaiticus D15-8W genome encodes:
- a CDS encoding sulfite exporter TauE/SafE family protein gives MDWLYLSDVLPTGVDPVLVAFLLAASVVTSMITASLGAGGGALLLVLMAFWLPPAAIIPVHGLIQLGSNGGRAVLTRKYIDWQVLRVFLPGVIIGALIGGLVLVNLPPAIWQLTIALFILYLCWGPSLPKAVLRPVGIFLAALATTFLTLFVGATGPLVAAFIKQIHEDRFRTVSTFATAMTLQHGAKAVVFGFAGFALGQWLPFIAAMVVCGFVGTWLGLHVLKRISNRHFQVIFNVLLTVLALRLIWQAAGESGLLG, from the coding sequence TTGGACTGGCTGTATCTTTCCGATGTCCTCCCCACGGGTGTTGATCCGGTCCTTGTCGCCTTCCTACTGGCCGCATCCGTCGTAACCTCGATGATCACGGCCAGTCTGGGCGCCGGGGGTGGCGCGCTGCTGCTGGTACTCATGGCGTTCTGGTTGCCGCCGGCGGCGATTATTCCCGTGCATGGTCTGATCCAGCTGGGCTCCAATGGCGGTCGGGCGGTCCTGACCCGTAAGTACATCGACTGGCAGGTGCTCAGGGTCTTCCTGCCTGGGGTCATCATTGGCGCCCTTATCGGCGGCCTCGTGCTGGTCAACCTGCCGCCGGCCATCTGGCAATTGACCATCGCCCTGTTCATTCTCTACCTGTGCTGGGGACCCAGCCTGCCGAAGGCGGTGCTCCGGCCGGTCGGGATATTCCTGGCAGCGCTGGCTACCACGTTCCTGACACTTTTCGTCGGCGCTACCGGCCCGCTGGTGGCTGCGTTTATCAAGCAGATCCATGAGGACCGTTTCCGTACCGTATCGACTTTTGCCACTGCCATGACACTTCAGCATGGGGCCAAGGCCGTGGTGTTCGGATTTGCGGGGTTTGCCCTCGGGCAGTGGTTGCCGTTCATTGCCGCAATGGTCGTCTGCGGCTTTGTCGGCACGTGGCTGGGGCTGCACGTTCTCAAACGCATCAGCAACCGGCATTTCCAGGTGATCTTCAACGTATTGCTGACGGTGCTGGCGCTGCGGCTGATCTGGCAGGCAGCGGGCGAGTCAGGCTTGCTCGGCTAG
- a CDS encoding glutathione peroxidase: MRKFWLIALPVAGLVSFGAPTQASCPDWLDEDINKLRSTEQVNFCDLHDGKPMLVVNTASFCGYTGQFEALETVYQAYRERGFTVVGVPSNDFRQEADSQAKTAEICFVDYGVTFTMTAPQSVKGVDAHPVFRTLAEKSGAEPGWNFNKYLIDADARQVWHYPSNVVPDDPELTAQIEALLQIE, translated from the coding sequence ATGCGTAAGTTTTGGCTGATAGCGCTGCCGGTCGCCGGACTGGTGAGTTTTGGCGCTCCAACCCAGGCCAGTTGTCCGGACTGGTTGGATGAGGATATCAACAAGCTGCGATCTACAGAGCAGGTAAATTTCTGCGACCTGCACGATGGCAAACCCATGCTCGTGGTCAATACTGCGAGTTTTTGTGGCTATACGGGCCAATTTGAAGCGCTTGAGACGGTCTACCAGGCCTATCGTGAGCGCGGTTTTACCGTCGTGGGCGTGCCTTCCAATGACTTTCGGCAAGAGGCGGATAGCCAGGCGAAGACGGCGGAAATCTGCTTCGTCGATTATGGTGTGACCTTCACCATGACCGCGCCGCAATCGGTCAAAGGTGTTGATGCGCATCCGGTTTTCCGGACGCTGGCGGAAAAGAGCGGCGCCGAGCCGGGGTGGAATTTCAATAAATACCTGATTGATGCCGACGCCCGACAAGTATGGCACTACCCCAGCAACGTGGTGCCGGATGATCCCGAACTGACGGCGCAAATCGAGGCCTTGCTACAAATCGAGTGA
- a CDS encoding amidase: protein MNVSEYLQYDAVGLADLIRRKAVSSRDVISAAVERARAVNPALNAICHPQFTEALKQAPNDKGPLSGVPFLLKDLAQEQAGEPCTYGSRALRSQVPERDSAYVRRARNGGLVIMGRTATPELGLKAITESQLWGPSRNPWDSTRTPGGSSGGSGAAVAAGIVPMAGANDGGGSIRIPAAYNGLFGLKPSRGRVSAGPSMGEHWTGASADHVVSRSVRDSALMLDQLAGPEPGDPFTIPAPQKPFYEMISEAPRRLRIGVFTSSPYEGEVAQECIDAVEETARTLENLGHHIEYARPDFDGMALARCYLGLYFGEVSTAMDRATRDFGARDKDFELDTRLIGMLGRTLPTPDYVRLRQQWNDFARALGLFFESYDLYLCPTTGQMPARIGELETPAHLQVVSRLMLLLKAGRLVHRSGLVDQLAMESLARTPFTQLANLTGTPAMSVPLHWTTGGLPVGVHFGAAHGNEGILLQLAAQLEAALPWWSQYERLEQLEAAVA, encoded by the coding sequence ATGAACGTCAGTGAATATCTGCAGTACGATGCTGTCGGGCTGGCGGACCTTATCCGTCGCAAGGCGGTGTCCTCCCGCGATGTGATCAGTGCGGCTGTCGAGCGGGCCCGCGCCGTCAATCCCGCACTCAATGCGATCTGCCATCCCCAGTTCACCGAAGCGCTCAAGCAGGCACCCAACGACAAGGGACCGCTTTCCGGCGTGCCTTTCCTGCTCAAGGATCTGGCCCAGGAGCAGGCGGGCGAGCCCTGTACCTACGGCAGTCGGGCTCTGCGTAGCCAAGTGCCTGAACGGGATTCGGCCTATGTGCGCCGGGCGCGCAACGGCGGCCTGGTGATTATGGGACGGACGGCAACGCCAGAACTTGGGCTCAAGGCGATCACCGAATCGCAGCTCTGGGGTCCCTCGCGCAATCCCTGGGATAGTACGCGCACGCCCGGGGGATCGAGTGGCGGGTCCGGGGCTGCAGTCGCCGCTGGAATCGTACCCATGGCCGGCGCAAACGACGGGGGCGGCTCCATTCGAATTCCGGCGGCCTACAATGGTCTGTTCGGCCTTAAGCCGTCCCGCGGCAGGGTTTCCGCCGGGCCGAGCATGGGGGAGCACTGGACGGGTGCGTCAGCGGACCATGTGGTCAGCCGTAGTGTGCGTGACAGCGCGCTGATGCTCGACCAGCTCGCGGGCCCGGAACCCGGCGATCCGTTTACCATTCCTGCACCGCAGAAGCCCTTCTACGAAATGATCAGTGAAGCGCCGCGCCGTCTGCGAATTGGCGTCTTCACCAGTTCGCCCTATGAGGGCGAGGTGGCGCAGGAATGTATCGATGCCGTGGAGGAGACCGCGCGTACCCTGGAAAACCTGGGACACCACATCGAATATGCCCGACCTGATTTTGATGGCATGGCCCTGGCGCGATGCTACCTGGGCCTGTATTTCGGGGAGGTCTCCACCGCCATGGATCGGGCCACCCGCGACTTCGGCGCCCGGGACAAGGACTTCGAGCTGGATACCCGGCTGATCGGTATGCTCGGCCGGACGCTGCCCACGCCGGACTACGTGCGCCTGCGCCAGCAGTGGAATGATTTCGCCCGGGCCCTGGGGCTGTTCTTCGAGAGCTACGATCTCTATCTCTGTCCCACCACCGGCCAGATGCCCGCGCGTATCGGTGAGCTGGAGACGCCGGCGCACCTGCAGGTGGTGAGTCGGCTCATGCTGTTGCTCAAGGCCGGTCGACTGGTGCACCGCAGCGGACTGGTCGATCAACTGGCGATGGAAAGTCTCGCACGCACACCTTTCACCCAACTGGCCAACCTCACTGGAACGCCGGCGATGTCGGTACCGCTGCACTGGACGACAGGGGGCCTGCCGGTCGGCGTGCATTTCGGTGCAGCCCATGGCAACGAAGGCATCCTTCTGCAGTTGGCTGCGCAACTCGAAGCGGCGCTGCCCTGGTGGAGCCAGTACGAGAGGCTGGAGCAGCTCGAGGCCGCAGTGGCGTGA